The stretch of DNA AAGAACCAGGGGGGGTAGAAAGTGAAACATCTGCTGTGTTCCTGTTTGGAGAACTTGGCTGACGGACAAGacgagcttgtgtgtgtgtgtgtgtgtgtgtgtgtgtgtgtgtgtgtgtctgtgtgtctgtgtgtgtgtgtgtgtgtgtgtgtgtgtgtgtgtgtgtgtgtgtgtctgtgtgtgtgtgtgtgtgtgtgtgtgtgtgtgtgtgtgtgtgtgtgtgacaccgaggaagagaaataaaagagagggatgtggagaggaaagaagaggaaatggagaagaaaacagagagaaaagaagcaaacaaatgTACAGCTGCAGGATGAAGCTTCTCGTTCATCCAGCGCGAGCTGACGAGATGCTGAAAAGATGCTGAGAAGATGCTGAGAAGATAATGACAAGATGCTGAGAAGATAATGAGAAGATGCCGGAGGAAGCTCCGGCACAAAGAGGCCGACGCACACGGAGACgcaggaagacggagacaaAAAAACTACGCGACAACCAAGTGACGGGACAACAGACGGATGAACCAAATGAATATGGAAACAGAATATTGATTAAGCCTGGACTCCCCCCGAGCAGGAAAAGTGAAGAACTGGTCAAAGTTCTCAAGTTCAGGGAGTTTCACCACTGAAGAACAATATCTGTTAGGGGATGTACTGTCgtatggaaaagtatggaatttgattatagtaatttccaggtctggataagtctggaaaaaaatattggtgTTTCTAGACTGAAGTCTGAACggacgtgaatccaaagatttgaGAATAACTGACAATCTCTCTCGTCTCGTGGGTCATGTCAGGCTTGTTTGATATTTGTGCAAAGctcttttctttatatatatatatatacattttatatttatatatttatatttatatattctatatttatatatttataaaaatatatatatatatatatgtaaatatatacgTTCCTTCAGGTCTGACGTCTGACCTCAGCGTTTCCGTTCTCAAGAAAAACCCGCTCCCGTATAAATAACTTCCGAATGAAATTGTCAGAAATAAACAGCGGGACGTGTTTCGCAGATCTGAAGGAAGCAGGGACCAATAAAGTGCTGCTGCCGTCCGACCGTGCTACGTCTGCttctaatctgtgtgtgtgtgtgtgtgtgtgtgtgtgtgtgtgtgtgtgtgtgtgtgtgtgtgtgtgtgtgtgtgtgtgtgtgtgtgtgtgtgtgtgtgtgtgtgtgtgtgtgtgtgtgtgtgtgtgtgtgtgtgtgtgtgtgtgtgtgtgtgtgtgtgtgctggtttctgtttgtgtatcaCGTGTGGACGACAAGAATCCATACTTGTGtcggagagacggggggggtGTCATTCACAGCCACACTTAAAGAACAAGTCCGCAACCTTTCAACGCGTCTATTTTGGGAAAATCCAAATAGAAAAGAGTCTCTTgaccttttttccttcttcatcttcttttggTTAATGCCACAGCACATGcaggccacacacagagacacacatccACTCCACATCACTGATGGTGTGAAATGCCATGTAGCACATGTGGATAATGAGGTGAGGTGGGAATCAtggaggaggagtaagaggaggaggatgaggaagaggaggaggaagaggaggaggaggaggaggaggaggaagaggaagaggaagaggaaaaggcagaggaggaggaagaggaaaaggaagagtaggaggaagaggaggaagaggaagaggaaaaggaagagtaggaggaagaggaggaggaagaggaaaaggaggaggagtaagaggaagaggaggaggaaggagaggaggaggaggaggaagaggaagaggagaaagaggaggaggaggaggaggaagaggaagaggaggaggaaaaggaaaaggaggaagaggaggaagaggaggaggaagaggaaaaggaagagtaggaggaagaggaggaggaagaggaagaggaggaagaggaggaggaggaggaggaggaggaagaggatgaggaggaggaggaggaagaggaggagggagaggaagaggaggaggaagaggaggaggaggaggagaaaacaggcTCGTTCTGTGTCTTTGCACAGATGTGACTTGATTGGCTGTCGTTGCGCTGCCACTCGGAAGAGTTGAGCTTTTTACCAACCCATAATGCAGTTCAGCAACGTGAACATGTGAATCTGCAGATGCAGAGGATTTGCTGCAGCGATGCTGCGTCTGTCATTTGAGCTTTTCTAGAAAGGGattcgttctctctctctctctctctctctctctctctctctctctctctctctctccgctcatTCACACTATTCCTCCGTCATCCGTGCGATTCCATTCATGCAGTTGAGCGCCAGCGTCGTCTTAGCGATATCGCTGTGTGACAGCATGCTGGGGATTCCTGCTGTACTGtctgatatcacacacacacacacacacacacacacactggtgacaGAGTCCAGAGGTTGTGAATgagctgcacacagagagagagagagagagagagagagagagattcacaGAGAACAACAGGGCTTTTAAGTTAATTCTGTGGTGCAGGATCACTGGAAATGAGCAGAAGATGTTAAAGCACAAACTCTGCTTCTgtgtcaaagagagaaaaacaacacagcataACAGAAGAGGCAGAAAACATCAAGGCAGAgtgtgaagaagagagagagagagagagagagagagagagatctgggTCCAGGCGAGAGGAAGAAATAGGTTGTCGACAAAAGCGTCATACGTGGCCAAATGTTTGTGGACACTGGAGCGCTGGTGATCATGTCACGGGCGTCTCCGCGTGCCCCCGTACGACGGCTCTCCGCTCTTCTGACCTCCGGCCCTTTTTCTACCTGACTTTGGACTTTGCAGAGATTCGCTCACGGACGCCGTCCGACACTGATGTCGGCCGAGAGGACACTTGGCATTTCAGGCTTAATGCCAGAGGTGTTTGAGGTCACCTGTGTGCAGAGCGGTCGGTCGCGGGGACGCTTGTGGAAGAACAGTTTGTAACCATCATGGGGAAGATCTGGTGGCAGAgtttgcaaaccgcaaccaaactgagcgaccgacgggggacacttcatggtggcgcaccgctgattccatttccggtttctggcagcgtctgaaaattaTTTCTGCAGATGCAGCGGCagaccacctttttttttttcttcagatattaaagcaaatcattttttccacGACACAATTCTTAAAacgacagagaagaaaagagtcgGAGAAAGTTCAAGAATACAAGAATATCTTTGattaaaagtttcttttttaaatatatatatataaacactgACCTTTACTCAAACGTTTTGCCTCATGTCTAACTTTCCTTTGGTTTATCAGATTTATTTCATATCATCGGTCATTTCTCTTTCCCCAGCTTCGGGTCTGTCGAGGAAGCTTCTCgcctgtttttgcttttctcagTTGAATTGACCTGCGTCTTGACCCCTTCGGCCTCACGTCTCCTTGACGCGCACTCACCCGCTTTCTTTGCCGTCCGCCAGGTACTACGCCATCTGCTGCCAGCCGCTGGTCTACCGCAACAAGATGACGCCGATGCGAGTGGCTCTGATGATCGGCGGCTGCTGGGTCATTcccaccttcatctccttcctgcCCATCATGCAGGGCTGGAACAGCATCGGCATCGACCACCTGGTGagcgagtttgtgtgtgtgtgtgtgtgtgtgtgtgtgtgtgtgtgtgtgtgtgacgagttTCCCGCTGAGGGaaagcaaagacagaaagaaaaatgttgtataTAAACAATTTTAAACAATTAGTGTCCACATGCGCTGAGGAAACAATCTGTGGTCGTGAGGAGCATCGCTTACACGACACCACGGGAGGAATGCTTCATGCGTTGCCGtggaaacaaaatcaacatgTCAGAGACGGAGAGTCGAGCTGTTTCCTCATTTCACTCCAAAAATGTAAAGTGGGTGAAACGGTGTCGGTGTCTCGGTTGTGCAAAGAGTTTGACTTAGCgagaaaaaacagaggcagTCGCCGTCGTATCGCGTCGACTGGATGGAATCGGCGGAGGCGTGTCCTGGGGGGTCGAGGGGTCAGCGGGGACGGCGGCCGCAGCACCAGATCATGTTGTGGACATGACGCTCATGATAGATTGTGTAAAGAGAGACGTCTGTCTGAAATCTCTGCAGGATCTTTATCCCCTAACTTCCAGCTTCAGCTCGGTCCGGTCAGAAGAGAGAGTTTGTTTCAAGGTTTAGAATTTGTCTCATCGTCAGCGCTGAGAAGTCCAACGGTGCTTCTGTGTCTCGACCGCCGTCGTTCATCAAACGCCGCACTTCTTTCAGGACTCGCGATGAAGAGACGGAACTTCATTCTGGACATATAGAGACAggcgagcagacagacaggcgagcagacagacaggcgagcAGACAGGCGAGGAGATAGACAggcgagcagacagacaggcgagcAGACAGgcgaggagacagacaggcgagcagacagacaggcgacACCAGAGTGTGTGAGGACAGGAGGGAGACCCCCCAGCCTCCGCCCCGTCTGCCTCCATCCGAGCGCCAGCAGAAGTTTCTCTTTCGGGGGCCGACTGTCGACAGGACGACGGAGATGCAGACTCCGTTTGCTGTTTCTTTGGCAGCGTCACGTCGTCTAACTCACACAGTTAGTTTGGTTTCTGaagtcagtctctctctgtgggtCCAATCAGAGCTGTTGAATATTCAGAGCAGCCGCTCGGCTCCTGGCACCAACCAAACAGCCGGAATCCAAACTCACTCTCCGTGGGCAGAGGGCTTGTTGTTTGTCAGGGCCTCGTTCTCCACTTTGTCAAGCTCAGACACGTTTTCAGTATAACTTGATTCATGTGTTCATGGGATGAAGACGTAGAGCGTGTGGAATGAATCCATACGTCACACGAGTCTGTTTTCACTCGCTCGGGTTTCTCCTCTTTGTCCGTGGAAGGTGACCTCAAACGAAACGGGAACACTGAACCTTGTTACTCTAGAAACACGGAGTAGGACTCTGGGGTCTCAGGCGCGAGGGAGCGCCGTTGGCCCGAATCGATCCGTGTGTGTGACATTCGCGGTGTCGCCCCGACCCGTAGTTTCCCCGCAGAGATGAGacgagagcggaggagaggaaaacgGGCCTCGACTGTGATTAATGGCGACGtgcagagccccccccccccccttgggaGCTGTgcccgccctcctcctcttcactacTCTgactcagaggaggagagcgaggagatGTTAAGTGGGTTGTTGTGACGGCCGGGGGGCGTTTGAGCGGCGTAGCGAGGATGAGTGCTTTACCAGTTCAACACGTGGTAACTCGGGGGACTGAGAGCTCAATAATCCGACTGCCACCTCACggattccccccccctcccgtgtGAAATCTGTGTCTTCCAGATCGAGCAGAGGCGCCACAGCGACGGCGGCAACTCCACGTCGTGCGTCTTCATGGTCAACAAGCCGTACGCCCTCACCTGCTCCGTGGTGGCCTTCTACATCCCCCTGGTGCTCATGGTGCTGGCCTACCAGAGGATCTACATCACGGCGCGCGCGCACGCCCTGCAGATCAGCATGCTGCAGCGGGCGGGCGTGGCGGCCTCCTCGGACTCCGCCGACCACCAGCGCAACCACCGCATGCGCACGGAGACCAAGGCGGCCAAGACGCTGTGCATCATCATGGGCTGCTTCTGCCTGTGCTGGGCGCCGTTCTTCGTCACCAACGTGGTGGACCCCTTCATAGACTACACCGTGCCGGACAAGCTGTGGGCGGCGTGCCTGTGGCTGGGCTACATCAACTCCATGCTCAACCCCATCCTCTACGCCTTCCTCAACAAGTCCTTCCGCCGTgccttcctcatcatcctgtGCTGCGGGAGGAAGCGGTACCGCCGGCCGTCCATCCTGGGCCCCGGCGCCCCCTGCACCGCCACGCAGATCAACGGGTCCACGCAGGTGCTCAAGTAAGTCCGGCCTTCGGGTTCGTTCATCACGAAAACACGCGGGTGATGTCGCAGAATTCGTATACACTACAACTACAAGTACTTCCTTACAGTACTTAGGAAGATTTTGGCAGTATCCGTTTAAAGCTGAAACAAGTAAGTACTTCATACATCTTCACAGtgaccttttcatttcagttcgTCCTCTGCACGTTGTTATAATCTCATCGCGGGAAACATTCATCCGTCGTCtcgcctgtgtttttttggtgcagACATTTCCCTTTAATAATGTTCACTCGGGTCAAACAGCAAGTGGCAACAGTCCattatgataaagaaaaaacatgatgtgtttccaggtgtgttTGAGATTTGACTTTTATCTCGGTGCCCTTGGCTTCTCCACTCATTACTCCTTCGGCCTCTTACCGGCGATAAGAGCAGGAGCGTTTCTAACGTGCACTCCCTCCGTGGTCTGTTGCATATTTCATCTccaagttttgttttctctattGCGTCGGAATGGGATGATtgtatattgtttattattcatATGATGCCTGTTTTTGCTGGGAGGGTTGAATGTTCACGCATTAATGTTcaccacatacagtatgtaggtgacatgaatgaataatatctatacatatatatctatatatatatatataaagataaacACAGGGTTGGTAGGTATGATAGTGACACTTCAGTAACCTACTGGGAATCTGAACAGCAGCAAcgtttacacatttacatatgtgtgtgtgtgtgtgtgtgtgtgtgtgtgtgtgtgtgtgtgtgtgtgtacatttatttacagataCACGTGTGACATGTTTGACCTCGGAGAGGAAATGGCATGatgggtatttttttctttacctttttgtTCCCGCCTCTTCATATGAAACAGCCACATTAATAATGTTTTCTCCTGAAGGAAACGGTTTGTGGTGACGTTCTTTAACTGTCAAGTTCAGTCCCGAGCCAAAGTCGTCTCATGGCAAAGTCGTAACCATTGACAAGTTTGTGCTAATCTGGCAGAAACCACGTTTCtggtgacgtcacccgttggttaGCGAGCTGCCTACAGTTTCACagtttgaccagcgccatgttgattttttttttttaaaccggaCGTAGGATTTTGGGGgcgtggtctgactgagagttGTCCACTGAGAaggtaccagctgtcaatcacgctgtatccacgctccggTGCCTTaatggtctgtttgactgtgaaTGGACCATAAcgtacaaaaatgaacatcatgttcatgttattgaagaagaaactagagattgaactcttcaggaaaatgttttactgacgttataaatcaagtgagaagagtcgccatctgctggtccgTAACCAGAATGCAGGCTTCAGGACCcggtgacgtctgttttaacaGTGGGGGACCACTGTTAGATTTTAAATAGACACAATTATTGATGCATGTCGTATTATTCTATTGCAATGAAGATTACAGTTCCGTGATCCGAGTTGTTTCTGTTCGGTTCACGTTTATGACGCTCGATTTAATTCAGGGAAATATAtactttcttttaatttctgctcctgattacagaaaacaaatcatccGCAATACTTAAATATTATAAGGCGTGCATGAAATTCTTTACAGGGGGAGCCAGTTTCATTTCCTCCTGCACACGGACGTTGCAGATCCTCTCGAGACCTGAATCTAAACTCCAAGTCTCTTAAACTCGGCGTCCGCTCGCTGTTCTAGTCTCACAAACCGTTCTTCAGTCGGACCGGCGACGGCGTCCCGACACAGACGATCGATGAGTGTGTTTATACAGCAACACACACGGAGCCTCCCCCCGATCGATGAacgtccctccccctctctccctctctctctctctcgccctctgtGCAGTTCCTGGACGGCCTCCAGAGAGTTGTTGTTGAGAGCGAGTCGTGGAAGTGAGTCACACGTGCTCTCATTATTCTTGAACCCCGAGTGAGTGAAGTCAAGTGACCTCAGGGGACGAGTGTTTCAACCTTTGTTCCAAAGGAAAGATTCATAACAACACTGATAAAAAATGTGATCTCATATTCGTCCATTGCAATTTCTTTCAGTATTtggctgctttaaaaaaatatatattttcgaGGATTCCTCTTATTTCTCTTCCTTTACTTCTTCCTCTTTAATTCACGCTGGTTTTTCTCCCCCAGAGATGATTTGTTGTGATGAGCTCGTTCGTTGGTTCACCGCCTTCGTATCGTCAAGTCCCCTGGAAGTGTGAAGGCGGCGGACGAGCGGTTCACCGTTcgacgtccatcgtgaaagtgacaaacaatttttGCCGTGTCAGTTTCCGCGGGTGTTTTGGTGACAGAAGGTTCTCTggggacatttctttttttcaaaacccatgaaaatgaagaatatgTCGGTTTCAAAAACAACGAATCACTTCATCTTTATAACCTCAACGTAcgttcctctcttctttcgctcTTCCGACACATTTACCGTCGGAGGACACGGAACCAGTCACGACGCGATCTCTTACGGCCGTAGCTCACGTAGCTCACGTAGCTCACGTAGCTCACGTAGCTCACGTAGCTCACGTAGCTCGATTCATAAGAGCcgtcagaggacagaggaacaACAACACCACGAACAACGTGGCGAGAGAGGAGTCGTAGTTCAGAACACGCATTCGCGGTCGCCGTGCCGACATCACCATGGCGACATCTGTCGCTCACTTCATGTTGAGTTTGAGACGTCAGGGCTGAGAGGAGCGAGTGGGAGACTGTTGAACTGAATCAGCTTTTCATCAGTTTAGTTAAACGATGAACATGAAAAGAATCAAAAATATCCACATACAAGGCTTTCCACTGAtcatgctaacacacacacacacgcacacacacacacacgcacacacacacgcacacacagttgcaCATACGACTACAAAGACGAGCACAAGGACGCCGGCGCTTCACTTCCTGCCACGAAGAAAGTGATGTATCACTCGAGTCTTTCGGCCGCCGCGTGTCCGCGATGATAAAATATGTCTTTTGGGTTTCAGCAAAAATTAATTATCACCGGGAGGCTGATAGAtgagatttcttttctctctttcaaatCAATATATAATACTGGTCTCATGATCAGCTGGACAGCTTCTGGTTTTGAACTCCGGCTCAGATCTCCACTGCCTGAAGTGTGAGGATAGAGGAGATATGAGTTATGTTGTTGCCCCTGTAACCATCGGTAACGGATTGATGAATGATATAGAGAACATAGAAAACGTGTGGGTTCATATCCAGTCTACTGTCGAGTCCAACTCACGCTGAGAAAACGCTGGTGCTACAAGTGCAACAGAATGAAGAAGTCATACAATAGTTTTATGAAGCAGAATGGTCCTCATCAAGCTGATAAGGGTCTAAATATGACAATGACATTTAGTAATGgtacttgttaaaaaaaaataaatacattttaaaatacatacaaatgcTAAAAAATACAATCTCTATAATCGTGTGAGATTCGGAATGGATTCATATATTTaggattattaattattaaattatgtttCTGGTGTTAACATGgttaattaaaaacatatttatgtcTAAAGAATGTTgctatttacatatttttgcGTTTAAATCTTTTACATCGGcatcttttaaaaacagtgatgctgcgttcacacgAAACGTCGCGTCACTCGCCGCGGGTTCGACCGCCGGATGATTTATATATTACAACGATCTGTTGAAGCCCCTCTCgcttctgattggtcagttcATATGTTCACACGTGACTCAGAACAAGGACGTGTTGTTGTGGAGACTTGGTGACTTTGGGTTCGAATGGTGATGAATGGAAAACGGTGTTACATGAAtctgaaaacaataaaacatgatctcagtctctcagtcaaaaagtaaacatttattattataatatattttctgCTGATGGATTGAGAACCGGtagaaggaggagggacagagagttTCATATGAAACCGCTGATAGAATCTGCACCAGTTTGACGTCAAAGTGTTGAAGACTTATGGGGCATGTGAGATATGAGAATATTAAAGATTTCCTCCAGAGATTATAAAGAAATACTGAAGTTGTGTTACAGTACTagtgagaagaaaagaactCCCACACGCGCGCGCGGCGATTATGTTCAGACGGACGAGAGCGATCGGGGTCGATGGAGACACGGCCCGGCTGGATGAGCGTTGATCCATCGATCCCGACACTGATGATGACTCAATTGATCCTTGTCAAGTGGCCGGcgtgcgtccccccccccccccccccccggcccctcgCCACCGCCGCCCCGGAGGTCGTGATCAGTCTTTCAACCCGTCTGACTCCTGCAAGTGTCATTCCAGGACACAACCGctcgtagagagagagagagagagagagagatctgcaAACAGTTGTTCTTGTATTGGCCGTTGTCGTGGCGACGAGGTGGATGGGAGGAGCGTCCGTGAGATGACATGCAAAGTCAATGCGCAGGTGCGAGTAGACGGATATTTCCTTGTCACTTGGAACAATTTCAACTGGAGAAACATTTTATGCGACAGACaattagaaagaaaaagccGATTGCTGTTGACGTCACCGACGACCACGTACGATGCTCTCGGGTTGCGTTTGCTACCGTTCCTCTCGCGAGTTGATATAAATGATCCGGCCGCAAAACTCACACGAGTAGCGTGGTGTGAACGGAAACATgaaaatttgtttgttttttaaaactcttgACAGTTTTTGGTCCGGTTGAGTTGTTGTGATGTTTGAGTGACGTTCTCACGATCTTCACCTGGTTCGGTTGGTTAGTCTCATATGTCTTTGCATTTAAAACTGAAGGATGGTTGATTGAAAATGCCGTCATATAAATGTATTGTCtaacaatttaaaatgattgttttaACATATCTATACTTCTATAATTGACCATTACATTGTACTCACAagtaaagctgcaacagttaattgatcaATTGATTAGTACTCAACTTCTTAATTAATCGCCTtccattttgataattgattcatcgtatcaagtagttttaatgaaaaacttaattctctgatttcagcttcttcaatgtgaatatcttctggtttctctgctcctctgtgacagtgaactgaagatctttggtgtgtggacaaaactaaacatcatcttgaggttttgggaaacaccatcaacatttttcagcatttgatgacatttgaggaaccaaacaactaaatgattaatctgaaaaaaatcgacagattaatcgatgatgaaaataatcactagTTGCTGCTCTACTCACAAGGTTAATTTCTTGAATGGGACTCGTGTACATGCTGGTTGTGGATGTAAGGTGGGGGATGTGCCGTCTCCCCCCCACCGTTTGGCATTATGACCATTTATTCCTGGGAGACAACGGAGCGTATGTCAGCGTGCATTAAGTGAACggcaaaaccaaaaacacttttcttcaCAGAAGAGAATCGATAGAAATCTGAAGTTGAACTTCAGGAAAACAACCTCCTGCTGCACGAAGagcaaaacaacacagcagGGTTTTCAACCACTTTGTCACTGACTGCACTGTATTTGTTAAACATCCGAGAATTTATTACATTTGCTCTGCAGATTGACACATGACGGCTGCTGGTGCTGCGAACGGCTCTTCACAGTCGTGCGTCAcatcctggtgtgtgtgtgtgtgtgtgcgcgtgcgtgtgtgtgcgcgccacaGTTATCGACAACTGCAAATCTTTCTCATAAAGTTGCATAAAAcctgtcaaattaaatttgCCTTCCTCTTCATAAGGTTTAGCCGAGGAGGACTAATCCCTCATTTcttagcgttagcagttagcatccacgagagaacgacaggtgtgtcagcagacagttagcattagcagtagcagttagcatccacgagaggacggcaggtgtgtcagcagacagttagcattagcattaacagttagcatccacgagaggacggcaggtgtgtcagcagacagttagcattagcattagcattaacagttagcatccatgagaggacggcaggtgtgtcagcagacagttagcattagcattagcagtttgtgaTGTTGTCTctagccatcttgttgatcacattcttccactgGTCCACCTAGcagcgagcagctgtggtgggcggggcctgtgttatttgcatatcatgaatattcaagGTTTCAGAATTCCtcgatgagggagagagagaaaatgctcTGGTCTCAGCTCTGGCATtggctttttttgaaaatgccCAGGGGGGTTCGTCGAGCTCCGCTTCTTTGACCGGATCAGTACCAGAAAACGTGTGACCCGAGGTGGGATTAATTCATGCCTGGCTCACTCGGTATGTTAAAGTCCGGTCATTATCCGAGAAAAGCGACGGCTGGATCTCTCTCGCTGCGAGGGGTCGAGGGGTCGAGGGGGTGAACCTGAAAGGGatgcgtctgtgtgtgggtgaaaaACTACGACTGCTCGTACGTCACTCGAACGTATAGTACCAACATACAGTACCAACATACAGTACCAAGGTCCAGTACCAACGTACAGTACCAACATACAGTACCAAGGTCCAGTACCAACGTACAGTACCAACATACAGTACCAACGTAAAGTACCAACGTACAGTACCAACGTACAGTACCAACATAAACTACCAACGTACAGTACCAACGTACAGTACCAACATAAACTACCAACGTACAGTACCAACATAAACTACCAACGTACAGTACCAACATAAACTACCAACGTACAGTACCAACATACAGTACCAACGTACAGTACCAACATACAGTACCAACGTACAGTACCAACGTACAGTACCAAGGTCCAGTACCAA from Scophthalmus maximus strain ysfricsl-2021 chromosome 9, ASM2237912v1, whole genome shotgun sequence encodes:
- the htr4 gene encoding 5-hydroxytryptamine receptor 4 isoform X1 produces the protein MTVSAAGQMPAMEELVSESDSMPKRLALICFLSLVMLMSILGNLLVMVAVCKDRQLRKIKTNYFIVSLAFADLLVSVLVMPFGAIELVHQHWIYGETFCLVRTSLDVLLTTASILHLCCIALDRYYAICCQPLVYRNKMTPMRVALMIGGCWVIPTFISFLPIMQGWNSIGIDHLIEQRRHSDGGNSTSCVFMVNKPYALTCSVVAFYIPLVLMVLAYQRIYITARAHALQISMLQRAGVAASSDSADHQRNHRMRTETKAAKTLCIIMGCFCLCWAPFFVTNVVDPFIDYTVPDKLWAACLWLGYINSMLNPILYAFLNKSFRRAFLIILCCGRKRYRRPSILGPGAPCTATQINGSTQVLKYSVLHNGSHAEQEKKCPHTESCL
- the htr4 gene encoding 5-hydroxytryptamine receptor 4 isoform X4 produces the protein MTVSAAGQMPAMEELVSERKIKTNYFIVSLAFADLLVSVLVMPFGAIELVHQHWIYGETFCLVRTSLDVLLTTASILHLCCIALDRYYAICCQPLVYRNKMTPMRVALMIGGCWVIPTFISFLPIMQGWNSIGIDHLIEQRRHSDGGNSTSCVFMVNKPYALTCSVVAFYIPLVLMVLAYQRIYITARAHALQISMLQRAGVAASSDSADHQRNHRMRTETKAAKTLCIIMGCFCLCWAPFFVTNVVDPFIDYTVPDKLWAACLWLGYINSMLNPILYAFLNKSFRRAFLIILCCGRKRYRRPSILGPGAPCTATQINGSTQVLKYSVLHNGSHAEQEKKCPHTESCL
- the htr4 gene encoding 5-hydroxytryptamine receptor 4 isoform X3, with product MTVSAAGQMPAMEELVSESDSMPKRLALICFLSLVMLMSILGNLLVMVAVCKDRQLRKIKTNYFIVSLAFADLLVSVLVMPFGAIELVHQHWIYGETFCLVRTSLDVLLTTASILHLCCIALDRYYAICCQPLVYRNKMTPMRVALMIGGCWVIPTFISFLPIMQGWNSIGIDHLIEQRRHSDGGNSTSCVFMVNKPYALTCSVVAFYIPLVLMVLAYQRIYITARAHALQISMLQRAGVAASSDSADHQRNHRMRTETKAAKTLCIIMGCFCLCWAPFFVTNVVDPFIDYTVPDKLWAACLWLGYINSMLNPILYAFLNKSFRRAFLIILCCGRKRYRRPSILGPGAPCTATQINGSTQVLKYTCDMFDLGEEMA
- the htr4 gene encoding 5-hydroxytryptamine receptor 4 isoform X2, whose product is MTVSAAGQMPAMEELVSESDSMPKRLALICFLSLVMLMSILGNLLVMVAVCKDRQLRKIKTNYFIVSLAFADLLVSVLVMPFGAIELVHQHWIYGETFCLVRTSLDVLLTTASILHLCCIALDRYYAICCQPLVYRNKMTPMRVALMIGGCWVIPTFISFLPIMQGWNSIGIDHLIEQRRHSDGGNSTSCVFMVNKPYALTCSVVAFYIPLVLMVLAYQRIYITARAHALQISMLQRAGVAASSDSADHQRNHRMRTETKAAKTLCIIMGCFCLCWAPFFVTNVVDPFIDYTVPDKLWAACLWLGYINSMLNPILYAFLNKSFRRAFLIILCCGRKRYRRPSILGPGAPCTATQINGSTQVLNGCSSASKLLLWFCNTRPVPV